In Halarsenatibacter silvermanii, a single window of DNA contains:
- a CDS encoding bifunctional 3,4-dihydroxy-2-butanone-4-phosphate synthase/GTP cyclohydrolase II yields the protein MDSIDQAIDDIRDGKMVVVVDDEDRENEGDLVMAAEKADTEKVNFMIKKARGLVCTPMKEERINELEIPMMTDENSDPHETGFTVSVDHVSTDTGISAEERAKTIQELVNPEAEPEDFNKPGHVFPLMGRKGGVLRRAGHTEAAIDLSRLAGLKPAGVICEIIKDDGTMARMPALEEFADKYDLTLVSIADLIKYRKTREKLINLEAEAVLPTDFGEFDIKVYSTIVDELEHVALIKGEVEGKEDIMARVHSECLTGDVLHSCRCDCGEQLEQALKMIEEEGEGVLLYMRQEGRGIGLANKIKAYDLQDQGLDTVEANIELGFPPDLRDYGIGAQIMLDLGLSSIKLITNNPKKLVGLEGYGLEVTERIPIEVDPKRENVCYLKTKKDKMGHYLSEIEEQ from the coding sequence ATGGATTCCATTGATCAGGCCATTGATGATATCAGAGACGGTAAAATGGTGGTAGTGGTTGATGATGAGGATCGTGAAAACGAGGGAGATCTGGTCATGGCTGCCGAGAAGGCTGACACCGAAAAAGTTAATTTCATGATCAAAAAGGCCAGAGGCCTTGTCTGTACTCCCATGAAGGAAGAAAGAATCAACGAGCTCGAAATTCCCATGATGACCGATGAAAACAGCGACCCTCATGAAACAGGCTTTACCGTCTCCGTCGATCACGTTTCCACCGACACCGGAATTTCTGCTGAAGAAAGAGCAAAGACAATCCAGGAACTTGTTAATCCAGAAGCGGAGCCGGAGGACTTTAACAAACCGGGACATGTCTTTCCACTGATGGGGCGAAAAGGGGGTGTGCTGCGCAGAGCAGGTCACACCGAAGCAGCTATAGATTTATCAAGGCTGGCCGGTCTCAAACCCGCAGGAGTTATCTGTGAGATAATCAAGGATGATGGTACCATGGCTCGCATGCCGGCTCTCGAGGAGTTTGCCGATAAATATGATTTGACGCTGGTCAGCATAGCTGATTTGATTAAGTATCGCAAAACCAGAGAAAAACTGATAAATCTGGAAGCGGAAGCGGTTCTGCCCACTGATTTTGGTGAGTTTGATATAAAGGTTTATTCTACCATCGTAGATGAACTCGAGCATGTTGCTCTCATCAAAGGAGAAGTCGAAGGCAAAGAGGATATAATGGCCAGGGTGCATTCGGAATGCCTGACCGGAGATGTTCTCCATTCGTGTAGATGTGACTGCGGCGAACAGCTGGAACAGGCACTAAAAATGATCGAGGAGGAAGGTGAAGGTGTTCTTTTGTATATGCGCCAGGAAGGAAGGGGAATAGGACTGGCCAACAAAATTAAAGCCTATGATCTGCAGGATCAGGGGCTGGATACGGTAGAAGCCAATATTGAGCTTGGCTTTCCTCCTGATCTCAGAGATTATGGTATAGGGGCTCAGATAATGCTGGATCTGGGTTTGAGCTCGATAAAACTTATAACCAATAATCCCAAAAAGCTTGTGGGGCTGGAAGGGTACGGTCTGGAAGTCACGGAAAGAATACCTATCGAGGTTGATCCTAAAAGGGAAAATGTCTGTTATTTGAAGACAAAGAAGGATAAAATGGGCCATTATCTTTCGGAGATTGAAGAACAATAA
- a CDS encoding Asp23/Gls24 family envelope stress response protein, with amino-acid sequence MSTSWQTDLGSVIVEKEVIAKVAGLAAMECYGLVGMSSQNVQDGLADILGWDNMTKGVTVEIENNSVRLQLNIIVEFGTNIAQVANNAMQRVKYVIQDKLGIDVEKVDINVQGVRVEDEQW; translated from the coding sequence ATGAGTACGTCCTGGCAGACGGATCTGGGAAGCGTTATAGTGGAAAAAGAGGTTATAGCCAAAGTTGCAGGATTGGCTGCAATGGAGTGTTATGGATTGGTCGGCATGTCATCACAAAATGTTCAGGATGGCCTGGCTGATATTTTAGGCTGGGATAATATGACCAAGGGAGTGACGGTGGAGATAGAAAATAATTCGGTCAGACTTCAGCTTAACATAATCGTTGAGTTCGGAACAAATATAGCTCAGGTTGCCAATAATGCTATGCAGAGGGTTAAATACGTCATCCAGGATAAACTGGGTATTGACGTGGAAAAAGTTGATATAAACGTTCAGGGAGTGAGGGTAGAAGATGAGCAGTGGTAG
- the ribD gene encoding bifunctional diaminohydroxyphosphoribosylaminopyrimidine deaminase/5-amino-6-(5-phosphoribosylamino)uracil reductase RibD: MSDRNNGELKSHRRFMDRALELASRGAGFVSPNPMVGAVVVKDNKIIGEGYHEEYGENHAEVNALEDAGSEARGAVLYVTLEPCSHYGKTPPCTKSIQESGIERVVIANRDPNPGVAGEGCSVLREAGIELIEGVLSERAKKLNEIFFSFIKKKRPFIVQKAAQTLDGYLAASSGDSKWITGKEARSYGHKLRHRLDSVLVGGKTVIEDDPRLSVRDYKGRKSQPVKIIAAGSTIIPTRASLFSAEGEEVLIFAESKAADRMKDEFASKNDISVFATEVEEGKLNLREIVEVLYQRDISSVLIEGGGRINHSFLQDNLIDKYYFFIAPKILGGSDGTSVYSGSAPPIIESAADLEITDQIQIGNDMMIEAYPQESTQP; the protein is encoded by the coding sequence ATGTCAGATAGAAATAATGGCGAACTCAAAAGTCATAGAAGATTTATGGATAGGGCCCTGGAGCTGGCCAGCCGGGGAGCTGGATTTGTAAGTCCAAATCCTATGGTCGGTGCAGTTGTGGTAAAGGACAACAAGATTATCGGTGAGGGATATCATGAAGAATACGGCGAAAATCATGCCGAAGTCAATGCTCTGGAAGATGCGGGAAGCGAAGCCAGAGGGGCTGTGCTTTATGTAACTCTCGAACCCTGCAGTCATTACGGCAAAACCCCTCCCTGTACAAAAAGCATACAGGAGTCAGGAATTGAAAGAGTTGTTATAGCCAACCGCGACCCCAACCCCGGAGTAGCCGGCGAGGGCTGTTCTGTTTTGCGCGAGGCTGGAATAGAGCTGATAGAGGGAGTGCTTTCTGAGCGGGCTAAAAAACTCAATGAAATTTTTTTCAGTTTTATAAAGAAAAAAAGGCCCTTTATAGTCCAAAAAGCTGCTCAGACTCTGGATGGTTATCTGGCAGCTTCTTCCGGAGACTCCAAATGGATTACGGGAAAAGAAGCCAGAAGTTATGGTCACAAATTAAGACACAGGCTTGATTCTGTGCTGGTCGGCGGAAAGACCGTCATCGAAGATGATCCCCGATTGAGCGTTAGAGACTATAAAGGCAGAAAAAGTCAGCCTGTTAAGATCATTGCAGCGGGCAGTACTATTATTCCCACCCGGGCTTCTTTGTTTTCCGCGGAAGGAGAAGAGGTTTTGATCTTTGCAGAATCAAAGGCTGCTGACCGAATGAAAGATGAATTTGCCTCGAAAAATGATATCTCGGTTTTTGCCACCGAGGTTGAGGAGGGCAAACTCAATCTGCGGGAAATCGTGGAAGTTCTTTATCAGCGCGATATTAGCAGCGTTTTAATAGAAGGCGGGGGCAGGATCAATCATTCTTTTCTTCAGGACAATTTAATCGACAAATATTATTTCTTCATAGCTCCCAAAATTTTGGGTGGAAGCGATGGAACTTCTGTATATTCCGGTTCAGCTCCGCCGATTATAGAATCAGCAGCCGACCTGGAAATAACAGATCAGATCCAAATCGGCAACGATATGATGATAGAAGCCTATCCGCAGGAGAGCACCCAACCTTAA
- a CDS encoding thiamine diphosphokinase, with translation MEEKNKDENGSRLKKAALVLNGKPESKISLQNRLNEEDYDEIIAADGGAKILWDIEVSPDLVIGDMDSLSQEAISELKDKGSKISSFPPEKDETDAELSLQYCSRQEIESVDILSALGGRVDQQIANIFLLELAEKLDLKAVLLDGGLEIGLVGKKTVFKDCEGARLSLLPLDKIAGRIKIEGCKYNASEIELKRYRTRGLSNLITSELALVENQKGTLVYMIDKKHGKFNSD, from the coding sequence ATGGAAGAGAAAAATAAGGATGAAAACGGTTCCAGGCTGAAAAAAGCTGCTCTAGTTTTAAACGGCAAACCTGAGAGCAAAATTTCTCTGCAGAATCGCCTGAATGAGGAGGATTATGATGAGATAATAGCAGCTGACGGGGGGGCGAAGATACTTTGGGATATAGAAGTCAGTCCTGATCTGGTGATAGGAGATATGGACTCGCTTTCCCAGGAGGCCATCTCTGAACTGAAAGATAAAGGGAGCAAAATTTCATCATTTCCCCCGGAAAAGGATGAGACAGATGCAGAATTAAGCCTGCAGTATTGTTCCCGGCAGGAAATAGAGTCAGTGGATATACTTTCCGCTCTGGGAGGCAGAGTTGATCAGCAGATCGCAAATATATTCCTCCTGGAACTCGCGGAAAAGCTGGATCTTAAGGCTGTACTTCTGGACGGGGGGCTGGAGATAGGATTGGTAGGGAAAAAAACCGTCTTCAAAGATTGTGAGGGAGCCCGTCTATCTCTGCTGCCGCTGGATAAAATAGCCGGCAGGATCAAAATTGAAGGCTGCAAATATAACGCCAGCGAGATCGAGCTCAAAAGATACAGGACAAGAGGATTGAGCAATTTGATAACTTCTGAGCTGGCGCTGGTGGAGAATCAGAAGGGCACGCTGGTATATATGATCGATAAAAAACACGGAAAATTTAATAGTGATTAA
- a CDS encoding riboflavin synthase has protein sequence MKILFTGIIREVGRVNSVFRSGSSFQISLRAKTVTEGLRRGDSIAVNGVCLTVVDFDKNNFSADVTPETLRHTNLEKLTPGDPVNLEPSVGPEDLFDGHIVTGHIDDVGEYIGYSEEKNSRVVEIEYPSSLEPYLVKKGSIAVNGISLTLADIKENSFTVSLIPESWRATTFAEIRPGAQVNLESDIIGKYVVSTVEKFLAGNKEAEDEMDADGLSRDVLKKNNFI, from the coding sequence GTGAAAATTTTGTTTACCGGAATTATTAGAGAGGTCGGCAGAGTCAACAGTGTTTTTCGCAGCGGCAGCAGTTTTCAGATCAGCCTCAGGGCAAAAACGGTGACTGAAGGCTTGAGAAGAGGAGACAGCATAGCCGTCAACGGGGTGTGTCTTACCGTGGTTGATTTCGACAAAAATAATTTTTCGGCTGATGTTACACCGGAGACTTTAAGACATACCAACCTGGAAAAACTCACCCCGGGGGATCCTGTTAATCTGGAACCTTCGGTCGGACCTGAGGATCTTTTTGATGGGCATATAGTTACCGGACACATAGATGATGTAGGGGAATATATCGGTTACAGCGAGGAAAAAAATTCTCGGGTCGTAGAAATAGAGTATCCTTCTTCCCTGGAGCCCTATCTGGTCAAAAAAGGTTCGATTGCAGTCAATGGGATCAGTCTGACTCTGGCAGATATTAAAGAAAACAGCTTCACGGTATCATTAATTCCAGAAAGCTGGAGGGCGACAACTTTCGCTGAAATAAGACCGGGGGCTCAGGTTAATCTCGAAAGCGATATTATCGGCAAATATGTGGTGAGTACTGTTGAAAAATTCCTGGCCGGTAATAAAGAAGCTGAAGATGAAATGGATGCTGATGGTCTCAGCAGGGATGTACTGAAGAAAAATAATTTTATTTAA
- a CDS encoding DegV family protein yields the protein MKTAVLTDSTCDLPRETIEEKDYLHTIPLNINFAEEKFVDREDITPEEFFARIEETGELPSTSQPSVGDFLKTYEELEKDYDQIISLHLSGELSGTLNSSKTAAAEMEGVDIKIFDSRSASLGLGFQVLLTCRLLENGFSWPEIEKNLKVMKTNTGVFFTVDDLTYLEKGGRIGKASSLIGSILNFKPLLELSGDSGEVTPRGKVRGNSRLREKLIKEIEEVFQEEENVWLAILYGSRQREALLLKEMIEKKAGEKEIDLRLWQREISPVLGCHTGPSVYGLALTAGDFLA from the coding sequence TTGAAAACAGCAGTTTTGACAGACAGCACCTGTGATTTGCCCCGGGAAACAATTGAAGAGAAGGATTATTTGCATACAATCCCCTTAAATATCAATTTTGCAGAAGAAAAATTTGTCGATAGAGAGGACATTACCCCGGAAGAGTTTTTTGCAAGAATAGAAGAAACCGGAGAACTTCCTTCTACCTCTCAGCCTTCAGTGGGAGATTTTTTAAAGACTTATGAAGAGCTGGAAAAAGATTATGACCAGATTATTTCCCTGCATCTTTCCGGTGAGCTGAGCGGCACCCTGAACTCTTCAAAAACTGCTGCTGCCGAGATGGAGGGAGTGGATATAAAAATATTTGATTCCAGATCCGCATCTCTGGGACTGGGATTTCAGGTATTATTGACCTGCCGCCTTCTGGAAAACGGATTTTCCTGGCCTGAAATCGAGAAAAATTTAAAGGTCATGAAAACCAATACAGGTGTTTTTTTTACCGTGGATGATCTGACCTATCTGGAAAAGGGCGGCAGAATAGGAAAAGCCAGCTCATTGATAGGATCGATACTCAATTTTAAACCCTTACTGGAGCTTTCCGGTGACAGTGGTGAGGTAACCCCCCGGGGTAAAGTTCGAGGGAATTCGCGCTTGAGGGAAAAGCTGATAAAAGAGATAGAAGAAGTTTTTCAGGAGGAAGAAAATGTCTGGCTGGCGATACTTTACGGATCCCGGCAGAGAGAAGCTCTTCTTTTGAAAGAGATGATTGAGAAAAAAGCCGGGGAGAAGGAGATAGATTTGAGACTTTGGCAGAGAGAAATCAGTCCGGTGCTGGGCTGCCATACCGGCCCTTCTGTTTACGGTCTGGCTTTGACTGCCGGTGATTTTTTGGCCTGA
- the rpmB gene encoding 50S ribosomal protein L28, with protein MSRVCEICGKGGNNANSITRRGQAKKEGGVGKNITGKSGRTQRPNLKKVKAMVDGKKKRVKVCTQCIKNNRIIKAH; from the coding sequence ATGTCCAGAGTCTGTGAAATATGCGGCAAAGGTGGCAACAATGCCAATTCCATAACTAGACGGGGTCAAGCTAAAAAAGAAGGTGGTGTTGGTAAAAATATCACCGGTAAATCAGGGCGAACTCAGCGTCCGAATCTTAAAAAAGTAAAAGCTATGGTGGATGGAAAAAAGAAAAGGGTCAAAGTTTGCACTCAGTGCATAAAAAATAACAGGATCATAAAGGCTCACTAG
- a CDS encoding DAK2 domain-containing protein yields MSSGRDRAGQEIVEAQKLKKMFEVALQLLENKKSIVNSLNVFPVPDGDTGTNMFLTLKEAIEEINGSDSEHAGEICHKLSRGALMGARGNSGVILSQLLRGFAQENREKEVLEAEDFVSGFDEASRVAYKGVLKPVEGTILTVSRKAAEGAQKALDESNDLQFIFEETRKAAEKALNKTPEQLSVLKEADVVDAGGQGFVFILEGMLRALKGEEPVKTVVDIEDAEKDLDKDSLEHTYCTQLLINLENNDGQQRIDKIRKELNNYGSSLMVVGSDNIIKVHIHTDHPGVILENALRRGMLEKISIENMYLQQEETHEDFIDGFEADKTTASGVSINNKADAGEAAGEHNSIENKSKKRGIVACSAGQGVADILMDLGVDEIIRGGQSMNPSTNDFLSVLEEIPCEEVIILPNNKNIISAARQAAELCQEKEVEVVPTRAFTEAIASLLAFDDQGELKDIVEQMKGELEYVKTIEITEAVKDSNLKDLSIEEGEVIGIVEGDITGKGENYHDVALRMVKENHEFEDLITIYYGEEISEEEAEKLQEEIKKSLDDNFELEVEIYSGGQPLYPYIISLE; encoded by the coding sequence ATGAGCAGTGGTAGAGATAGGGCTGGCCAGGAAATTGTCGAAGCTCAAAAATTGAAAAAGATGTTTGAGGTTGCCTTACAGCTGCTGGAGAACAAAAAATCCATAGTAAACTCATTAAACGTTTTTCCTGTTCCTGATGGAGATACCGGGACCAACATGTTTCTAACCCTGAAAGAAGCCATTGAAGAAATCAATGGCAGCGACTCCGAGCACGCGGGTGAAATCTGTCATAAGCTTTCCCGCGGTGCTTTGATGGGGGCGCGGGGAAATTCAGGTGTTATTTTATCCCAGCTTTTAAGGGGTTTTGCTCAGGAGAATAGAGAAAAAGAAGTGCTGGAAGCCGAGGATTTTGTCAGCGGATTTGACGAAGCTTCTCGAGTCGCCTATAAAGGTGTGTTAAAGCCGGTCGAAGGAACTATATTGACCGTTTCGCGCAAAGCTGCTGAAGGCGCTCAAAAAGCTCTGGATGAATCGAATGATTTACAATTCATCTTCGAAGAAACCCGGAAAGCAGCTGAAAAAGCATTGAATAAAACTCCCGAACAACTTTCTGTCCTCAAAGAAGCAGATGTTGTGGATGCAGGGGGGCAGGGTTTTGTTTTTATACTGGAGGGCATGCTGAGAGCGCTGAAAGGAGAAGAGCCGGTAAAAACCGTAGTTGATATAGAAGATGCTGAAAAAGATCTGGATAAGGATAGTCTGGAGCATACTTACTGCACCCAGCTGCTCATAAATCTGGAAAATAATGATGGTCAGCAGCGAATTGATAAGATAAGAAAAGAGCTGAACAATTATGGCAGTTCTCTTATGGTGGTGGGGTCGGATAATATAATCAAAGTTCATATTCATACCGACCATCCGGGAGTGATACTGGAGAATGCTCTGCGCAGAGGCATGCTGGAAAAGATCAGCATAGAAAACATGTATCTGCAGCAGGAAGAAACCCATGAGGATTTTATAGACGGTTTTGAGGCTGATAAGACGACGGCTTCGGGAGTCTCTATCAATAATAAAGCGGATGCAGGAGAAGCTGCCGGCGAGCATAATTCTATTGAAAACAAATCGAAAAAAAGAGGAATTGTGGCCTGTTCTGCCGGTCAGGGGGTGGCAGATATATTGATGGATCTGGGAGTTGATGAGATAATCAGGGGTGGGCAGTCAATGAATCCCAGCACCAATGATTTTCTTTCGGTTTTAGAGGAGATTCCCTGCGAAGAAGTGATAATTCTGCCCAACAATAAAAATATTATTTCGGCCGCCCGGCAGGCTGCAGAGCTATGTCAGGAAAAAGAGGTTGAAGTTGTGCCTACCAGAGCTTTCACCGAGGCCATAGCTTCTCTTCTCGCTTTTGATGATCAGGGAGAGCTAAAGGATATAGTCGAGCAGATGAAGGGAGAGCTGGAGTACGTCAAAACTATTGAAATCACTGAAGCAGTTAAGGATTCCAATCTTAAGGATCTTTCAATTGAAGAGGGCGAAGTTATAGGAATAGTGGAAGGAGATATAACCGGCAAGGGTGAAAATTATCATGATGTAGCTTTAAGAATGGTCAAAGAAAATCATGAATTTGAGGACCTGATTACTATATATTACGGGGAGGAAATCTCCGAAGAAGAGGCCGAAAAGCTGCAGGAAGAGATAAAAAAATCGCTGGATGATAATTTCGAGCTGGAAGTTGAGATTTACAGCGGCGGACAGCCTCTTTATCCCTATATCATATCTTTAGAGTAG
- a CDS encoding gamma-glutamyltransferase family protein has protein sequence MFDFNSKKFSSQRRVVLGRRGMVAATQPLAASSGLRMIQSGGNAYDAALACAAALTVVEPTSNGLGGDCFALFSRDGEIKGMNSSGWLPEDFNRSEIDNLSRKKDQLDPYSWEAVTIPGQLAGWKYLKDEYGSLSWQEILKPAIELAEKGFPVSPVVAECWNKELNDYKDNLSRDHLQTFLETFTVEGRAPAAGEIWKCQDQARTLKILADEGMRCFYEGRLAERIAAHSSRTEGYISEDDLEKFSPNPVDPLSIDYRGHKIYELPPNGQGLIALQSLKILQDYGFDCVNDPAEVHLQIEALKRAFADGEKYIADPEFFGLNPEKLLDDDYIDDKRKNITDSAQIPRPGNIDKGGTVYLAAADHSGNMISFIQSNYKGFGSGIVIPGTGIALHNRGCNFTLDKKSANYPEPGKKPYHTIIPGFYSSPAGSLQGPFGVMGGFMQPQGHLQVLQKMIDYDLNPQEALDAPRWCWQDDNHVLFEPEFDHDILNKLAKRGHEVEYGLDRSVFGRGQIIFKDMADNTLIGAAESRADGQVAVY, from the coding sequence ATGTTTGATTTTAATAGCAAAAAATTCAGTTCACAGCGCAGGGTCGTTCTGGGAAGAAGAGGAATGGTGGCTGCCACACAGCCTCTGGCGGCCAGCTCCGGACTTCGCATGATTCAATCAGGCGGCAATGCCTATGATGCTGCCCTGGCATGTGCTGCGGCTTTAACAGTGGTGGAGCCCACTTCTAACGGGCTTGGGGGAGATTGCTTTGCTCTTTTTTCTCGAGATGGTGAAATAAAGGGTATGAATTCCTCGGGCTGGCTGCCTGAGGATTTTAATCGATCGGAAATAGATAATCTCTCCCGGAAAAAAGATCAGCTCGATCCATACAGCTGGGAAGCCGTAACAATTCCCGGACAGCTTGCCGGATGGAAGTATCTCAAAGATGAATATGGCTCATTGAGCTGGCAGGAGATATTAAAACCGGCCATAGAGCTGGCAGAAAAAGGATTTCCTGTGTCGCCTGTTGTTGCCGAATGCTGGAACAAGGAATTAAATGATTATAAAGACAATCTCTCCCGCGATCATTTACAGACTTTTCTGGAAACTTTTACTGTCGAGGGCAGAGCACCTGCAGCCGGAGAAATATGGAAATGCCAGGATCAAGCCCGAACTTTAAAAATTCTGGCTGACGAAGGCATGAGATGCTTTTATGAGGGCAGGCTGGCTGAAAGAATAGCTGCACATTCTTCCCGAACCGAAGGCTATATTTCTGAAGACGACCTGGAAAAGTTCAGCCCCAATCCGGTTGATCCGCTCAGTATTGATTATAGAGGTCATAAAATTTATGAACTTCCCCCCAACGGACAGGGACTTATAGCTCTTCAATCTCTTAAAATTTTACAGGACTACGGTTTTGACTGTGTTAATGATCCGGCAGAAGTCCACCTGCAGATAGAGGCTTTGAAGCGGGCTTTTGCCGATGGAGAAAAATACATAGCTGATCCGGAATTTTTCGGATTGAACCCGGAAAAACTGCTCGACGACGACTATATCGATGATAAAAGAAAAAATATTACTGATTCAGCTCAAATCCCCCGCCCCGGTAATATCGATAAAGGCGGCACGGTTTATCTGGCGGCGGCAGATCACAGCGGAAACATGATTTCATTCATTCAAAGCAATTATAAAGGGTTTGGTTCTGGCATCGTGATACCAGGAACCGGAATAGCGCTGCATAATCGAGGCTGTAATTTCACTCTTGATAAAAAGTCGGCCAATTATCCCGAGCCTGGCAAGAAACCCTACCATACCATAATACCGGGATTTTACAGTTCTCCTGCCGGCAGCCTGCAGGGGCCTTTTGGTGTTATGGGGGGGTTTATGCAGCCCCAGGGACATCTGCAGGTCTTACAAAAAATGATCGATTATGATTTAAATCCTCAGGAAGCTCTGGATGCCCCCAGATGGTGCTGGCAGGATGATAATCATGTTCTTTTTGAGCCAGAATTTGACCATGATATTTTGAATAAACTGGCGAAGAGAGGTCATGAGGTCGAATATGGCCTGGACAGGAGTGTATTTGGCAGAGGGCAGATAATTTTTAAAGATATGGCAGATAATACCCTGATTGGAGCTGCTGAATCACGGGCTGATGGGCAGGTCGCAGTTTATTGA
- the rsmD gene encoding 16S rRNA (guanine(966)-N(2))-methyltransferase RsmD, which produces MRIISGKAKGTRLKTADSNQARPTKDVVKEAVFNMIQNFPENSRCLDLYAGSGNLGLEAASRGAEQVTFVEIERPNCEIIKKNIEILGFDNISEVFCQKASAFLNSTGQKYDLVFIDPPYDSDEYDKSLQKLINQDCLINPAIIIVEFYQREKPEMDLDDFLILREKEYGNTGIYLLEYQG; this is translated from the coding sequence TTGAGAATTATTTCAGGAAAAGCCAAAGGAACCAGATTAAAAACTGCCGATTCGAATCAGGCGCGACCTACGAAGGATGTAGTAAAAGAAGCTGTTTTTAATATGATCCAGAATTTTCCTGAAAATTCTCGCTGCCTGGATCTTTATGCTGGCTCCGGCAATCTCGGGCTGGAAGCAGCCAGCAGAGGGGCTGAGCAGGTCACTTTTGTTGAAATTGAAAGGCCAAACTGCGAGATCATCAAAAAAAATATAGAAATTTTAGGGTTTGATAATATTTCCGAGGTGTTCTGTCAGAAGGCATCGGCCTTTTTAAATTCTACCGGGCAAAAGTACGATCTGGTCTTTATCGATCCGCCCTATGATTCTGATGAATACGATAAATCTCTGCAGAAGCTGATAAATCAGGATTGTTTGATCAATCCTGCCATAATTATTGTGGAGTTTTATCAACGGGAAAAACCTGAAATGGATCTTGATGATTTTTTGATACTTCGTGAAAAGGAGTACGGCAACACGGGAATTTATCTTCTCGAATATCAGGGTTAA
- the coaD gene encoding pantetheine-phosphate adenylyltransferase, with protein MNEKIVYPGTFDPLTLGHMNIIKRAGNIFSGLVVAVAENTEKSPLLSAEERTKIIKSELEDYPQVEVDSFAGLTVDYVKEGGFSAVLRGLRTVNDFENEMNMAAMNKVLDEEIETIFMMTDPEFSHISSSLVKEVARFDGDLEKFLPESSAEALDQKIEK; from the coding sequence ATGAATGAAAAAATTGTTTACCCGGGGACATTTGATCCTCTTACCCTGGGGCATATGAATATCATAAAGAGGGCGGGAAATATATTTTCCGGGCTGGTCGTGGCCGTAGCCGAAAACACAGAAAAAAGCCCCCTTTTATCGGCAGAAGAGAGAACTAAAATCATAAAGAGCGAGCTGGAAGATTACCCGCAGGTGGAGGTAGATTCTTTCGCAGGCTTGACTGTTGATTATGTTAAAGAAGGGGGGTTCTCGGCTGTTTTAAGAGGTTTGAGGACGGTCAATGATTTTGAAAATGAAATGAATATGGCGGCTATGAACAAGGTGCTGGACGAAGAAATAGAAACTATTTTTATGATGACTGATCCGGAATTTTCTCATATAAGTTCCAGTCTGGTCAAAGAAGTCGCCAGGTTCGATGGGGATCTGGAGAAATTTTTGCCGGAAAGTTCGGCTGAGGCATTGGATCAAAAGATCGAAAAATAG
- the ribH gene encoding 6,7-dimethyl-8-ribityllumazine synthase, with product MGRVIEGDLNGEGIEAGVVISRYNDFITGNLLEGAKDAMIRHGVDEDDIDVAWVPGSFEIPMAANKMVDSGRYDGVICLGAVIRGDTPHFEYVSSEVSKGIAKIGLDADIPVTFGILTTDTIEQAVERAGTKAGNKGFEAAVSMLEMANLMKNI from the coding sequence ATGGGAAGAGTGATTGAAGGCGATCTAAATGGTGAAGGTATTGAGGCGGGCGTGGTGATATCCAGATATAATGATTTTATTACCGGAAATTTGCTCGAGGGTGCGAAGGATGCGATGATCAGACATGGGGTGGATGAGGATGACATCGATGTAGCCTGGGTTCCAGGATCTTTCGAAATTCCTATGGCAGCAAATAAAATGGTTGATTCGGGTAGATATGATGGAGTTATATGTCTGGGAGCTGTTATTCGCGGTGATACTCCTCATTTTGAGTACGTATCCTCAGAGGTTTCCAAGGGCATCGCCAAAATAGGCCTGGACGCTGATATACCTGTAACCTTTGGTATACTGACGACTGATACCATAGAACAGGCAGTGGAAAGAGCAGGAACCAAGGCTGGAAACAAGGGTTTCGAAGCTGCAGTTAGTATGCTGGAGATGGCCAATCTAATGAAAAATATATAA